Genomic window (Muntiacus reevesi chromosome X, mMunRee1.1, whole genome shotgun sequence):
ATGGATGTACTGGAGTCATCTGGCACACTGACTCTGGTCACTGATGACATACATTCCCCACCAAAGTTTGTGGCGACTATTCAGATGCAAGCCAAAACGAGCCTCCCATAGTCATTTGCTCAGACACATACAGGAATAGAGATCCCCAGGCTCAGCTGGCACTGTGCCTGTGGAGATCACaatgccccccctcccccaatcccCTTGCCCTCCCGATTCCCGTGGTCCCCCTCACCGGACTTgtaccctcacccacacccctcctGCTCCTGTTACTTCTCCTCCTCCTGATTTGGCCCagatgccagggaagccctagatgatGGCACTTCTCTGATTCAAAGGACACTTTCTCCTCTGATGGTCCTTCCTCTGAACCCGAAAATAGGCTTTTGGGTCTTTATCATTCGAGGAACTCAGCTCCACCTGTAGGCTCTCAATGCCGCCAATGCCTCCAGCGGTGACTGGGCACTTGAGACTCCTGTCCTCACACCTTCCACCTCCACCTGGCATGTGGACAACCACCTGCTTTTACAGTGCACTAGAGGGAGCAACCACAGTGGCTCAAACTGACTGGGAAGGGTTGTGGGACTCCTGATGTCTGTGCTACTTTCCTGGATGATCCACAATTTCAACAACAGCTCTCGGGGAATGCTACTTTGGCACACGGTCTCTGGTCACTGGGTACATACATTTCCGGCCCCAGGGTACAGCTTCTGTTCAGATGTGAGCCAAAAGGAGTCACACAAAGCCATTTGCTGACACCCATACAGGTGTAGCCATGCCCAGGCTCTGCTTGCGCTGTATCGTTGGAGCCTGTGGCTTCCTCTGACCCAAATTCCCTTCCCCTCCAATTCCTTTGGCCCCCCTCATCTGGCTAAGCCCTGACCCACTCCTCTCCTTCTGCTCCTGTGCCTCCTCCACCTCTTGACCCGCCAACTGCCCTGAAATGGCAGTAAGAATATGGCTTTGGCCCAGAAGCCAGGGTTTCCCTGGACGATGGCGCTTTTCTGGGCcaagggacactttcttctctgatgGTCACTCCCCCTGAGCTGAGGTTAGGCCCTTTGGTCTTTCTCATTCGCAGACCTCAGCTCCACCTGCAGAGCTGTGAATGCTCCCAACTCCTCCAGTGTGGGCCGCTCACTCAGGTCTCCAGGCCTTAGATGTTCTTGGCCCTGCTCCTCGGGATTATCCTCCTGCTCCTGCAATGACGccttctcctgctcctcctctgccaccccttcaaCCTCCTCAATGATGGCTTCCACCAGCAGCTGGAACACTTGCAGATCCCCAACACCTCTCTCCTCCAGGGACGCTCCTGCCTCCACTGCCTCCCCACTGAAGAGGGCAGCCTCCTCTCCTGGTAGGCCACCTGCTGCCTGCAACATCCCTGATGGCCCCACTGCACCGGCACGTCTCAGGACCCCTGCACCCTGAATGCTTGGGCTCATCTCGAAGAAGATCCGATGTGTTCCCTGGGCGCTCCTGCCTTCCTCTGGTCTCACTCTCCATGTGGTCCTGGCCATGGCCCAGATCTGCGAAGGACCTGGACACCAGAGTACACTAGATGACAGGCAAAATCA
Coding sequences:
- the LOC136153879 gene encoding testis-specific Y-encoded protein 1-like yields the protein MARTTWRVRPEEGRSAQGTHRIFFEMSPSIQGAGVLRRAGAVGPSGMLQAAGGLPGEEAALFSGEAVEAGASLEERGVGDLQVFQLLVEAIIEEVEGVAEEEQEKASLQEQEDNPEEQGQEHLRPGDLSERPTLEELGAFTALQVELRSANEKDQRA